ACGAAACCGTCCAGATCCTGCGGGCGCATCCTGTCGGCCAATGGCGAGACGCCTGCATGGACTTCGTCTGTGAATAACGATGTCTGGGTCATGTATCACTCTGGAGGGTCTTCCCGCCTTCCTGCCTTCCAATCGCGTATCGCTTCGAGCCTCTTGCGATAGAACGCCTCGTTCCCGCGGTCCCCGGGGGTGTAGTATATCGCATCCTTGAGGGAATCGGGAAGGCATTGCATCTTCGTGATCTTCTCCTCAGTACCCTCCGGGTATTCGTAACCCTTGCCGTACCCCAGCTGCTCCATGAGCTTGGTCTCCGCATTGCGAAGCTGCATAGGGACCGGCTCCGCAGGCCTGTTCCTTACATCTGACAGGGCCCTGTCTATAGCGACGGCTACGGAATTGGACCTTGGTGCCAGAGACAGATATATCACCGTCTGCGCAAGGGCGTAACGGCATTCGGGCATGCCCATGTTCTTACATGCGAAGAATGCGGACGTGGCCATGAGCATGGCGTTGGGGTCCGCCATCCCTACATCGTCCCCGGAGAACTCTATCAATCTCCTGGCTATATAGCACGGATCCTCCCCGCCGTCAAGCATCCTGGCCAACCAGTAGACGGCCGCATCCGGGTCGGAGTTCCTCATGGACTTGTGAAGGGCCGAGATGATGTTGTAATGCTCCTCCCCGCTTTTGTCATATAGAAGGGACTTCCGGCTGATGCAATCTGCGACCGCATCCTTGGTCACCGTGACATGTCCGTCTGCGGAAGGACTGTCGGCGACGGCGGCCTCCAAGGTATTGAGTGCGGTCCTCGCGTCCCCGTTGGCGTATTCCGAGATTATGCGGAGGATGTCGTCGTCCGCCGACACCTCCAGATCGGGGAATCCCTTCTCGGCGGCCCTTCTGAGAAGTCCGAAGATATCCTCGGACGACAGAGGCTGAAGAACGAACACCTTGCATCTCGACAGGAGGGCGGAGTTGACTTCGAAGGACGGATTCTCCGTCGTGGCCCCGATGAGGGTTATGCTGCCTTTCTCCACATAAGGGAGGAATGCGTCCTGCTGGGCCTTGTTGAAGCGATGGATCTCGTCAACGAAGAGCACCGTCCTCCTTCCGGACTGCCTTCTCTTCTCGGCGGAGGACATGATCTCCTTGACTTCCTTGGTCCCTCCCGTCACTGCAGAGAAGCTGACGAACTCCGCCTTGGTGCGATTGGCTATTATACCGGCCAACGTGGTCTTGCCTACCCCCGGGGGCCCCCAGAATATCATCGATGGGACCTTGTCCTGCTCGATCATGTTGCGAAGGATCCTGCCTTCTCCCAGGAGGTGCCCCTGACCGACGAACTCGTCGAGATCGCGAGGCCTCATACGGCCTGCCAACGGCATTATCCCTTCCGACTTCCCGGTCTTCGGTACGTCCCCGAAAAGAGTGGTCTGCGCCATCTCAATGCTCCGTCCGTTCCATGGAGGTCATCATATTGAACATTAACGTCACAGGAAAATACAGATGCCGGCATCGGACAGATACAACAATGTCATGCTGGCACATCCGATTTCATAAATCCTGATACTGTGGACAGAACACGCAAGGAAGAATCAGAGTAGATACAAGTGGTGCAGAGGGCGGGATTTGGACCCGTGGACCGCTAGGGATTAGGCCCTGAACCTAACGTCGTTGGCCAGGCTTGACTACCTCTGCATCGAGGACGCTTATCCCGTTTTACTATAAAAACCGAGTGGTAAAAATGATTGTAAAGGATTTAAAGAAGATGAAATCCGAAAGAACTTCAATCCTTCATTATCTTCATCCAGCCACCAGACTCGTAGATCGCGAGTTTCCTCTCGGCGAGGATCTCCTCGAACTCATCCCATGTGATGACGTCGAGCCTGTTGTTGGTTCCCTTGGTGAACTGGACCCCGGACGTTCCCTTGACCTTTCCGGGCTTGAGCCCCTTGATCTTGGCGATGTTCTTCGCCTTCTCGAACGCAATTTTCTGCATTGCCATGTGTATCCCACTTGCCGGAACCCCGGCCAAAAACATAATCCAAATCGTTTATATTTAAGATTTATTGCTGGCACATGTTTTTCTGTTTCAAAATAATAGATAACTGGCACATTTTGTCGTAAAAAATTACAGTCTGGGGTTTCCCATGCGGTTGAAAAAACGGACCGAGGCATAACCCATCCATCTCTTTCAATTGATAAGTCATATAAATGTAAACTTGATACGGGTCTCCCCTCCATCCAGGATATGGGGCACATCCATCATTTTCCCACATACGACTCCGATATCGATGTATGGCCTCATCCACTGGTCCGCTACAGCCGAAAAACCTTAAATCAAACCACCCATGGATGTATCATGGAAGGCGGAGAGAGCGGATACCATACCGCATTGAACGGAACCGACATGACTCCGGAGAAGGCTCAGACCGTCGGACTCCGTCTGGGTTCTGTTTTCAAGACCATAGCGGTCGGCATGGACACATCTCCAAGCAGCCCCATGATACGCAACTCCCTCGAATCCGGGATAACCGCCGCCGGCGCACATGTGATTGATGTGGGGATAACCGCCACCCCCGTCATATGCTGTGCATACGGCGGCATGTGCGATTGCATAGTCTGCATAGGGAGCCCGGACAGTTATGGAACCGTCAGCGGCATCACCGCATACTATCCCGACGGATCGCGCATCTCCGCAGAATCGATGAGGGAGATCATGGACGGTGAGGATTCGAACCTCCCGTCATACGACGGCATCGGGCAGATCTCCGTCGACGATTCCGCCAATGAGACATACATCCATGGACTGACGGAGGAGGGGTTGAAAAGCGGCGGATTCGCCATTCTGGACTGCGGATGCGGAAGCACCTCCCTCTGCGCACCCCGCGCCCTCTCCGAGACGGGGGCGGACATAATCAGTCTCAACGCACACATAGGTGAGAAAAGACCTCCCCGCTCCCCCGGGATCGGCAAAGCGGACCTCGCCAACATATCCGACTTCGTCAACGCAAGTACCGGAAGCATAGGATTGGCCTACAACGGTGACGGCACAAAGATGGCCCTGATGGACGAAAGCGGGAAATTCGTCACGGGAGAAAGACTGCTGGCACTTATGCTCAGATATATCCGCCCGAGGGTGGCGGTGATACCGTTCGGATCGCCCGAGGTGGTCGAGGATGCGTTCTGGGCACCTGCCCTCGACTACGACAGAGAGCCGGGGGAGGAGGAGAACAGAAGGGTCATCAGGGTGGATAACTCGCTGGAGGCCGTGACGACCGCCGTCAAGGACAACAACGCCGATTTCGCAGGCATGACCGACGGGACGTTCATCTTCCCCAAGAGATCCCTTTGTCCGGATGCGGTCTACGCCTCGGCCATCATATCCTGCCTTGCGGGACAGAGGAGCATAAGGAACATCCTCGAAGAACTCCCGTCATACTACAACATGAGTGCCAAGGTGAAGTTCTCCGGTAACCTCGAGATGTTCGGTCGGAGGTTCATAGAGAAGATCACGGACTACGACATAAGGGAGATCTCCATCGGCGACGGATGGAAAGTCGTCATGAAGAACGGGATATACTTCATCAATCAGGATTCCGACGACCCTAAGTCCCTCAGGATAAATGCGGAATCCCAAGACAAGGTCTACCTGGTGTCGATGCTCGACCAGGCGACCGACATAATAAAGTCGTGCGAGTGATCAGACATCCGCCACGGTGCCGTCCGCATAGAGTATATCCAGATGGATCGGTTCCCCTGCGGAGTTGTATGCCCTCCAGCTGTGCCGGTCATAGGGCTGGCAGGTGATGAAATGGATCCCGCCCATACTCCCGAAGACATCCTTGTCGTCGTCGGAGGCCTCGTTGGAATACCCGGGGTGGGAATGGGCCGACCCGCTCCTGTGGAAATCTACCGGATCCATCCAATCGAATATCACACTGTGCGAATCCCCGAATATCGTCCCCGGAAGCATCACCAATTCATCTATGACCCCATCATGTTCCCGATGGAGGCATATGAACTCGTCGGGGTAGGTGGATTTCGCCGACTCGTTGAGGGAGTCGATGAAATCGATACTCACGCCCCTTATCCTGTTCATATCGCATTCACCAGTTTGTTCCTGACACGGGAGTAGAAATCCTGACGGAACGTGATGAACCTAGCTTTCTCGGCGGATCTCACGAAATCCACCTTCGCCCCGCCCTCTATGGGGTGCTCGGCCTGACCGTCGATAACCAGGAGACATCCCTTGTCCAGAACGCATTCCACCGTCACTTTGGAATCGGACGGCACGACGAACGGCCTCGAGGCGAACTTATAGGCGGCCATCGGTACGATGACGAATGCGTTGACCTTCGGATCTATGAGGGGGGCGCCGAGACTCATGGCATATCCGGTGGAACCGGTGGATGTGGAGACGATTATGCCGTCCGCCCTCACCTCCGTGGCGAGCTTGTCGTCCACATATACCTTGAACTGACGGATCTTGGCGACGGAATCCGTATGGACCACCGCCTCGTTGACGGCCGTCTCATACATCTCCCCCTCGGAAGAGGAATCGAGCTTGAACCGTTCGTCGACTGTGTATTCCCCTCTGCGGAGTCTCGCCATCCCTTCCTCGATGTCGTCGACACTGATCTCGGCAAGGAAACCGACACCTCCGGCATTGATGCCGACCACGGGGGCGCTGTTGTTCATCAGAGTGCGGAGGATGGTCCCATCCCCTCCGATCGTCACCATGATGTCCACCCACATGTCGCAGATCTCCATACCCGGCTTTCCGAGGATGTTCCCTGCAGATTTGTCAAAAATTATTTTCTCTCCTTCGAGAGCACTGACTACCCTTTCCGCATACTTCCTCACATTGGGGACGTTCGGATTGGCCACCAGACCGAACACCGGACCGTCGCCCATGCTTTTGGCACGTCTTTTCATGACGAAATCGAACAGGGCCGGATCCGCACATGCGAGGAAGTTCGACCTGGATTCCAGGTTGAACGGCATATCCATCTCCTCCCCCTTCAGATCGTATATGTGGCCGCCCGCCTCCATGAGGAGAAGATAGCTGGCTGCGATATCCACCACCCTGATGGCGCGCGCATACCTCTCGGAGTTCATGTAGAACCCGTCCGCCTGACCTTCCGCGACCAGTTCCATCTCCAGCGAGGCGCAGCCGTAGGAACGGGACGACTTGACCCGCTTGGCCAACTCGAAAGCCGACGGGTCCGCGCCGTTGCCCAGATAGATCATCATGAAGAGGTCCCTCTCATCGAGTTTCCGGACATGCATCCTCCTGCCGTCCTTGTAGGCCCCCTTTCCTTTCTCGGCCCACATGGACTCGCCGGTCATGACGTTGCGGAGATACGCGTAACGGACGTCCGAAAGACGGCTCTTCCCGACGGCCATGGATACGGTGTACATGGGAACCCCTGCGATGGCGTTGGACGTACCATCTATGGGATCCAACACGAGGGTGTCCTCGAACCCGTTGTCCACATATCCTATCTCCTCGCTGAGGACGTTCAGGGGGACGTTGTTCCGGACGATGTAGTCGAGGACCGTGTTCTCCGCGACTTTATCCACTTCCGAGGTGGGGGTCCCGTCCGCCCCCATCTCTATGTCCTTACCCAATTCCGGACCGGGGATCAGACCGACGGCCTTCACGACCGCATCGGCGATATCCCGGAGGATGTCCAACATATCCGTCATACCACGACTACCGTGCCGGTGACTTTTAAGGTTGTCCATGCTCCCTTGTTTTTATACCTCCCATGCATCGGAGGACCCATGCAGCCCCTGGAATTCTCGAACGGCACGGTATTCTCCGAAGGAAGGCACATCTACACCATATCCGCGGCCCCCGGACACCGCGTGTACGGGGAGAGGACGCCCGTGGTCGACGGAAAGGAGTACAGGGAATGGAACCCCAACAGGAGCAAACTCGCCGCATACATAGCGAACGGGGGGAAGGTCCTGCCCATAGGGAAATGCAGCAACGTCCTCTACCTGGGGGCGTCCAGCGGTACCACGCCCTCCCACGTGTCGGACATGGCATCCGAAGGGAAGGTGTACTGTGTGGAGTTCGCCCCGAGGATGTTCAGGGAGCTGGTGGGGAACTGCTCCCCCAGACCGAACATGATGCCTATCCTCGCAGATGCCACCAAACCATCGGAGTACCAGTTCGTCGTAGGTTCCGCCGACGTGGTCTATGAGGACGTGGCCCAGAAGAACCAGGCGGACATCCTCGCCGACAACATGGAGGTATTCGGGGCGAGATACGGCATGGTCGCGGTCAAGGCCCGCTCCGAAGATGTCGCGGAAGCACCCAAAGCCGTCTTCAGACGGGCCGAGGAGAGACTGAAGGAAAGGGGGATGAGGATATTGGACGCCCGCAGCCTGGAACCGTTCGAGGACTCCCACGAGATGATAGTGGTGGAAAAGGCATGAACGGGGATACCGACGATACGATATACACCATCGCATTCAAGGACGGACTCTTCCTGATGGTGTGGAACCCTAAGAGAAAAGGGTGGGAGATGCCCGGAGGACATGTGAAGACGGGGGAGACCCGCATCGAAGGGGCGAAGAGGGAGTTCGAAGAGGAATCCGGCTGGACCGTGGACATCAAAGAGGTCCGCGACCTCGGTCATTGCCGCGTATGTGCAGGCATCCTCGGAGACCGCATATCCGCCGACCACGAGATGACCGTAAGACTGTTTGCAGAACTGCCGGACGAGCTCTCGTTCCCACGCGACGAATACATGGACACCGTACCTTGGGCCAAAGGCGTGATCGACGACGCCGACGTCTCATAATAATATAAATCAATAACAAATTATTTGTTATAATATCTTTTAAATACTGTGTCCCGATAAGGAGACTAAGCCTCGCCGCCAAGATGAGTGATTCATTATGGCAAGAATGCATACTAGAAGAAAGGGAAAGGCTTGCTCCAAGCGCCCCATGATCACCGAGAACCCCGACTGGGTACCTCTTAAAGCCACCGAAATAGAGGACCTTGTAGAGAAGTTCGCAAAGGACGGAGTCACTCCGGCCATGATCGGAATGATCCTCAGGGACCAGTACGCCGTACCCAACGTAAAGCTCGCTACGGGCAAGACCGTCACCGAGATCATGGCAGACAGGAACGTCAAGGGAGAGCTTCCCGACGACCTCACCAACCTCATGGTCCGTGCGATCAACCTGAACAACCACATCAAGCAGAACCCCAAGGATGTTGCAAACAAGAGGGGTCTCGCTCTGATCGAGGCGAAGATCAGGAGGCTCGAGCGCTACTACAAGGAGACCGGTGTCCTTCCCAAGACGTGGAAGTACTCTCTCGCTAACGCAGAACTGATGCTTAAGTGAGCTCCATGGTCGATTCCGACCTTCCATCAAAACTACTTTCCATTCTTTCAAAAGCCGCGGATATCGTCCGCGGTCACAATTTTATCCAAGTCTATTCCCATTACGACGCCGACGGCATAACGGCCGCATCCATCGTCGGAAAGGCCCTCCATCGTGCAGGGAAGGAGTACAGGATCACCATATTCCCGACCCTGATAGATGAATTCATGCAGATCATCGAGAGCACTCCGTCGGAATGCGTCATCGTAACGGACCTAGGTGCATCGTACATAGACCGTTTCGAAAAGATGACCTGCGACGTCATCGTCCTCGACCACCACACACTCAGAGGGGATTCGGAGAAGGTTTGTTACGCCAACCCCCACATGTTCGGAGTCGACGGGATGACATCAGGATGCGGTGCGACCATGGCATTCCTCTTCGCCATTGCGATGGACGAGAGAAACTGGGACCTGGCACCTCTCGCCATGGCGGGAATAGCCGGAGACCGGCAGCACCTCAACGGCATGAGCGGATTCAACACCTTCGTCTTCGAAGGGGCCGTCGACAGAGGACTTATAAAACCGATGCCGGGATCGCTCATCCCCGTTGGAAGGCTGTATGACGAACTGCTCATCTCCACGGACCCGTATATCCGCGGGGTCAGCGGAAACAGGGAAGGGATATCCAGACTCCTCAAGGATGCGGGCGTTCCGGAGGACAGGGACTATGTGGACCTGACCGAGGAGGAGAGCATCAGACTGTCTTCCCTGATCGCCATAAGACTCATCCAGCAAGGCGTATCGCGTGAAAAACTGGAGGAACTGGCCAGGACCAAATACTATCTCCCGGGGTGGAACACCGATGCGGAGAGCCTCTCGTCCTTCCTGAACTCCTGCGGACGCCAGAACATGCCGTCGGTAGGGATAGGTGCAGGGATGGGGGACCCCGACTGTCTGAAACAGGCCAAGGAACTCGATAACACTTCCCGGAAACAGCTCATGGAGGGGATCAAAGTCCTTGATAATGGCGAGAGCATCATCCAGATGGAGAACATCCAGTGGTTCGACAGTTCATCCACGGGATTCACCGGAATGCTCTGCGGCACCGTCATGAGTTACATAGGGGACCCCGACAAACCCACCATCGGCATAAATGCATCCGACGAGAACGCCAACGTATCGTCCAGAGGCACATTCTCCCAATTGGCAAAAGGTATCGACCTCGCCGAAGCGATGAAAGAAGGATGTGCGTCCGTCGGAGGGGAGGGAGGAGGACATAAGATAGCGGCCGGAGGGTCCTTCAAGTCCGAGAAGAGAGACGAGTTCCTGAAAAACGTAGACGCCATAGTAGGCAGGCAGAAGCAGGGGAAGTCTGCCTCCTAATAGTAAAATATTATTTTACTTACGCCAAGTAACAGAGACCTCATCCGTTCTGAACCTCTGCCTGACCTCTGTGTCTCCCACATCCATCCTCACACCGGACGAGTACATGAGGTTCCCGAGCCAAGCGATCATGGCGCCGTTGTCCCTGCAGAACTGACGGTCGGGAACGAACATCCTTCCGCCCCTTTCCTTCGCCATCTCGCCCACCATCTCCCTGAGGCGGCCATTCTGCGCTACACCGCCCCCTAAGAGCACTTCGGACTTACCCACATGGGCCATGGCCCTTTCCGTGACCTCCGTGAGCATCGAGAAGGCGGTCTCCTGAACGGAGAAACATATATCCTCCAAACGGCAACCCTTTTCCTTGTACGCCATGGCCGCGGTCAGAATCCCGGAGAAGGCTATGTCCATGCCTTTGACGGAATACGGAAGATCCAGCAACTTATCCCCGTCTAAAGCCAGCTTCTCGATGGTCGGACCGGCATAGAATCCGAGACCGAGGTCACGGCCCAACTTGTCCAGCATATTGCCTATTCCGACATCCTGGGTCTCTCCGAATATCCTATACCTGCTGTCGGAATACGCTATGACCTGTGTGTTCCCGCCGGATGCATATAGGAGGCACGGATCGGTGCACCCGGTCATCGCATTACCGATCTCTATGTGGGAGATGCAATGGTTGACGCCGATTATCGGAACATCCAGGGAAAGCGCGAGAGCGCGGGCGGCGGTCCCTGCCACACGGAGACAAGGGCCGAGGCCGGGACCCATGGAGAATGCGACGAGGTCTACATCCTTCAACGATATCCCTGCATCGGAAACGGCCTTCTCTATATCCCCCGCCACCACCTCGGCATGGTGGTTGGCCGCCTCCCTGGGGTGAAGACCTCCCTGAGGAGGCCTATACATGTCGATCACGTTGGAGAGGACCTTCCTCTCCGAATCGACCACGCCTACCCCCAAAGTATGGGCCGTTCCCTCGATACCGAGCGTTATCATCGGACCGCTGACATCCTAGGTCATAATAAACCCTTGTGATTGGGATGCCCTGCGCCGGCCACCCTTTATAAAGGACCCATAAAGTATAATAATGACCAGTTGTTACGGAGGAATACTGGGCTCGTGGTCTAGGGGTTATGACGTCACATTGACATTGTGAAGGTCGCCAGTTCAAATCTGGCCGGGCCCACCATCCTTGCAATCCGCAGGGATTTTTGCCACAATCTATGGTTTTGAGATGTTTATTACGATCCTCGACGGAGTATTCGACCGGATACGATGATCGGCGATCGCTCGGTAGGAAGACATGTTTCCAAATCCACATGCCTACACCATCCCATAAGAAAACAATGATTGGCCACCCGGGCGATGACCCGGGCGACCTCGTTCAGAGATCGGAGTTCAACTATACGACCCAACAGGATATGCGTTTGCCTTTCTCCGTGAGCCGGACCATCTTCCTAAAGGGTCTCTGATTCTCACGCACCTCCTGGACCAATCCCTCCTCCACAAGATGGTCTACTCTCTTCTTCACCGTGTCTGAAGAACTGGCAACGATGTTGATGAGATCTGTCTTCTGTATCGGGCCGTTCCTAAGGACGTACAATATCGTCAGAGTGTACTTCTCATCCAATTTCATAAGAGGTATGTCCAAATGTCTTCTACGCTCATCAGTATTGTCAAGGTTCAATTCGGGCATACCGATTGAAATCTAATTTATGCAATTATATTTATCATCCCGATTTTCGATAATCGGGATGCATGAAACCGGGTCCACCGGTATGTAAAAACATGATTTTACGGCAATATCGCCAGATTCTCGCTGCGTACGACGTCTTTGTGGGGCATGACCCCATTGAGGGCGGCCTTGGCCGCATCCGAACGCATCCCGCGTATGCGGTTGATCTCCTCGGACCCGTAATCGACCACACCTCTGGCAATGATGTTGCCCCCGCACACGATATCCACTATGGCCCCCGCCTCGAAGGTCCCCGTGGCATACTTGACCCCCACGGGCAGCAACGAACGATGTGCCAGTATGGCCTTTCCTGCACCGTCGTCCACGAACAGGGAACCGTTGGGACAGGCCGCCTTTATCCATCTCCTCTTCTTCGATATGACGTTGTCCGAAAGGAACACCGTTCCGATGTCCTCTCCGCCGACGGTCCTGAGGATTATATCCGGCTCGGCACTGCTGGCGATTATCATCCTGCAGCCTGCGTCGTTGCATATCTTGGCCGCATTGAGTTTCGTCCTCATGCCCCCGGTACCCATCTTGGTCCCGGGTCCCCCTGCGACTTTTATTATATCCTCGCTAAGACCGTCTACTACGGAGATCAGTTTGGCATCCGGGTTGTCCTTGGGATTGCCGTCGTAGAGCCCAGCGACGTCGGACAATATGACAAGCAGGTCTGCATCCGCCCTGCTGGCTATTACTGCGGACAGAGTGTCGTTGTCTCCGAATACGGCCCCGATCTCCTTGACCGATATGGCATCGTTTTCGTTGAAGATCGGTATCACGCCGTACTTCAGAAGTGTGGAGATGGTGTTGTTGAGGTTGAGCACCGTGTCCCTGTCCGAGTAGTCGTCCATCGTGATGAGGATCTGGGCCACGTTGAGTCCGTATCTCTGGAACGCATCGTTCCACTTCTGCATCAGGATACCCTGCCCCACCGAGGCGGCGGCCTGCTTTATGGGGACCTCGTTAGGCTTCGGCCGTGCGTTCATCGCCTTGAGACCTATGCCTATGGCCCCGGAAGACACGATCAGGACCTCCTTCCCCTGGCCCTTGAGATTGCTTATCTGACGGGCGACACCGTCCATGAAGTCGGAGGACGGTACGGAACCGCCCATGGTTATCGACGAGGTACCTACTTTGATTACCACCCTCTCGACGTCTCCCAGCAGTTCCTTCCTGTCCATGGCACATCACAGCCTGTATTCCGCATCTACATGTCTGTGCGTATACTTCTTCGCATCGGGACCGGAATACTCCTTGACGGTCTGCCCTTTCCCGACAAGGACGTACTTGTAGATCATCAGACCATCCATGCCCATGGGCCCGCGTGCGTGCACCTTGCCCGTGGAGATGCCGACCTCCGCCCCCTTGCCGAAACGGTACCCGTCGGCAAACCTGGTGGATGCGTTTATGAATACGTCGGCGGAATCCACCCTCCTGACGAAATCCCTCTGCCTCTCCTCGTTCTCCGAGATTATGCAATCTGTGTGATGCGAACCGTGGGAGTTGATGAAATCTATCGCCTCGTCGGCGGAATCGACCACTTTTATGGCGATTATGCGGGAATCATACTCGGCATACCAATCGTCATCGGAGGCGTCCTTCACATCGAATCCGAGCATGTGGGGTTTGCATCTCCCATCCACCCTCATCTCCACACCGTTGGCCGCGAACAGGTCGGCCATACGGGGAAGGAAATATCTGGCGACCTTGGAGTTGACCAGGAGCTTCTCTGCCGCATTACAGGCCGCAGGGTACTGTATCTTGGAGTCGAGGGAGACCTTGAACGCAGTATCCATGTCCGCATCGGCATCCACATAAACATGGCATATGCCCGCCGAATGACCCAGCACCGGGATCCTTGTGTTCTCCTGTATGTAACGAACGAACGAATAGGATCCCCTGGGGATCAACAGGTCGATGTAACTGTCCAGTTTCAGTATCTCGGCTATGTCCTCCCTGGTCTCCATGAGGACGAACGCCTTGCCGGGGACTCCGGCCGATACCGCCGCATCCCTCAGGATATCGAAGAGAACCCTGTTGGAGCGTCTCGCCTCGGAACCGCCCTTGAATGCGATGCTGTTACCGCTCTTGAGACACAGGGACATGATCTGGGGGACGACATCCGGACGGGATTCGAATATCACGCCTATCATGCCGATTGGGCATCTCACCTGATAAAGGACCAGGTTCTCGTCCAGCTCGGTGGCGGACATGGTCTCCCCCACAGGGTCGGGTAGGGCGGCCACGTCCTTCAGACTGAACACCATGTCCGAGATCTTGGAGTCGCTGAGTCTGAGCCTGCTTAGGATCTCCGCCGGGACCTTCCCCTCGGAGTCGCGTACGTCCTCCGCATTTGCCTCCAATATAACGGAACGGTTGGCTTCCAGAGCCTCCGCCATGGCATTCAACGCAGAGTTCTTGACGCCCGTGTCCAGGGCGGCCATCTCCAGGGCCGCAGTCTTTGCGTCCCTTATCTCGGATACAGTATCCGTCATGACGGCTCAATCGACCTTTATCATTTAAAACTTGATAGAAAAGAAGGGACTATGAATTATAAATATGGGAAAATGGTTGGTCTGTCCGAGCCGAGATAGCCAAGCCCGGTATGGCGGTGGTCTCGAAAACCACTGGTCCTTGACCTCGGGAGTTCGAATCTCTCTCTCGGCGCCATTTCTACCTTCTGGCTACCCTCATGGCGCGGAGGTACGTCCGCACTATTGAGTTCGAATCTCCCACGAAAAACGTAACTTCTTTTACGACTTCTCACGGTATTGTTAATAGGTTTCGTAGAGGTTTTTCAAATCTCGCACCGATTTTGGGCTTGGACTGCGTTGAGCTCCCCGAAATAGAATGCGATTCTGGAGACGTATTGATCCTTGTCAGTGATGTCTTTGAGGAGA
The nucleotide sequence above comes from Candidatus Methanomethylophilus alvi Mx1201. Encoded proteins:
- a CDS encoding replication-associated recombination protein A, with translation MAQTTLFGDVPKTGKSEGIMPLAGRMRPRDLDEFVGQGHLLGEGRILRNMIEQDKVPSMIFWGPPGVGKTTLAGIIANRTKAEFVSFSAVTGGTKEVKEIMSSAEKRRQSGRRTVLFVDEIHRFNKAQQDAFLPYVEKGSITLIGATTENPSFEVNSALLSRCKVFVLQPLSSEDIFGLLRRAAEKGFPDLEVSADDDILRIISEYANGDARTALNTLEAAVADSPSADGHVTVTKDAVADCISRKSLLYDKSGEEHYNIISALHKSMRNSDPDAAVYWLARMLDGGEDPCYIARRLIEFSGDDVGMADPNAMLMATSAFFACKNMGMPECRYALAQTVIYLSLAPRSNSVAVAIDRALSDVRNRPAEPVPMQLRNAETKLMEQLGYGKGYEYPEGTEEKITKMQCLPDSLKDAIYYTPGDRGNEAFYRKRLEAIRDWKAGRREDPPE
- a CDS encoding phosphohexomutase domain-containing protein; the encoded protein is MEGGESGYHTALNGTDMTPEKAQTVGLRLGSVFKTIAVGMDTSPSSPMIRNSLESGITAAGAHVIDVGITATPVICCAYGGMCDCIVCIGSPDSYGTVSGITAYYPDGSRISAESMREIMDGEDSNLPSYDGIGQISVDDSANETYIHGLTEEGLKSGGFAILDCGCGSTSLCAPRALSETGADIISLNAHIGEKRPPRSPGIGKADLANISDFVNASTGSIGLAYNGDGTKMALMDESGKFVTGERLLALMLRYIRPRVAVIPFGSPEVVEDAFWAPALDYDREPGEEENRRVIRVDNSLEAVTTAVKDNNADFAGMTDGTFIFPKRSLCPDAVYASAIISCLAGQRSIRNILEELPSYYNMSAKVKFSGNLEMFGRRFIEKITDYDIREISIGDGWKVVMKNGIYFINQDSDDPKSLRINAESQDKVYLVSMLDQATDIIKSCE
- a CDS encoding MPN domain-containing protein — translated: MNRIRGVSIDFIDSLNESAKSTYPDEFICLHREHDGVIDELVMLPGTIFGDSHSVIFDWMDPVDFHRSGSAHSHPGYSNEASDDDKDVFGSMGGIHFITCQPYDRHSWRAYNSAGEPIHLDILYADGTVADV
- a CDS encoding inositol monophosphatase family protein; translated protein: MTDMLDILRDIADAVVKAVGLIPGPELGKDIEMGADGTPTSEVDKVAENTVLDYIVRNNVPLNVLSEEIGYVDNGFEDTLVLDPIDGTSNAIAGVPMYTVSMAVGKSRLSDVRYAYLRNVMTGESMWAEKGKGAYKDGRRMHVRKLDERDLFMMIYLGNGADPSAFELAKRVKSSRSYGCASLEMELVAEGQADGFYMNSERYARAIRVVDIAASYLLLMEAGGHIYDLKGEEMDMPFNLESRSNFLACADPALFDFVMKRRAKSMGDGPVFGLVANPNVPNVRKYAERVVSALEGEKIIFDKSAGNILGKPGMEICDMWVDIMVTIGGDGTILRTLMNNSAPVVGINAGGVGFLAEISVDDIEEGMARLRRGEYTVDERFKLDSSSEGEMYETAVNEAVVHTDSVAKIRQFKVYVDDKLATEVRADGIIVSTSTGSTGYAMSLGAPLIDPKVNAFVIVPMAAYKFASRPFVVPSDSKVTVECVLDKGCLLVIDGQAEHPIEGGAKVDFVRSAEKARFITFRQDFYSRVRNKLVNAI
- a CDS encoding fibrillarin-like rRNA/tRNA 2'-O-methyltransferase is translated as MQPLEFSNGTVFSEGRHIYTISAAPGHRVYGERTPVVDGKEYREWNPNRSKLAAYIANGGKVLPIGKCSNVLYLGASSGTTPSHVSDMASEGKVYCVEFAPRMFRELVGNCSPRPNMMPILADATKPSEYQFVVGSADVVYEDVAQKNQADILADNMEVFGARYGMVAVKARSEDVAEAPKAVFRRAEERLKERGMRILDARSLEPFEDSHEMIVVEKA
- a CDS encoding NUDIX domain-containing protein; its protein translation is MNGDTDDTIYTIAFKDGLFLMVWNPKRKGWEMPGGHVKTGETRIEGAKREFEEESGWTVDIKEVRDLGHCRVCAGILGDRISADHEMTVRLFAELPDELSFPRDEYMDTVPWAKGVIDDADVS
- a CDS encoding 30S ribosomal protein S15; amino-acid sequence: MARMHTRRKGKACSKRPMITENPDWVPLKATEIEDLVEKFAKDGVTPAMIGMILRDQYAVPNVKLATGKTVTEIMADRNVKGELPDDLTNLMVRAINLNNHIKQNPKDVANKRGLALIEAKIRRLERYYKETGVLPKTWKYSLANAELMLK